The Halichondria panicea chromosome 8, odHalPani1.1, whole genome shotgun sequence DNA segment TTACTGTTAATGCAAGTAATGATACGGATACGATCATTTTGTCATGGGCGGACCTCAACTTTACCACTAACCTCATGTACTGTGTGAACTTCAACAAAATGACAATTGTCTGCAATAAGACACTTCCTCCAGTGTGTGGACTGACTGAAACGCAGTACACTTTCAAGTATCCCAACCACAGTTTGTATGACACTTTTTTTTTCACCGTGACTCCTGTTGATGGAGGGAATCAGATAAAAGGAACAGCTAGTGAACCAGTTGCTGGATCATTTACATCAGCCAGAGGTGACCAGTGTACTTACTGATCATGGTTCTTTGTGGTTTATAAATATTCTCTACAGGTGTAACAACAGTTGTCAGCCAAGGAGAAGACTCAGATGAAAAATATGTGATGTTCGAAGCAATGGTAATATCACTATTATTGTATATCAATGGTCTAATTGTTATTTTTTCAGGTCCCTGAATGTACACTGTTTACTTTGTATCGAGTGGAATTTGGATCACTAGTAGGGTCTCAGAATGGTACTCTTAACGCATCTGGAAATGTTTCGATCACCTTCTCACTTCCTACTGACATTCTAACAAGTATCTCTGTGACACTCACTGCTGCTAATGGAATTGACCTGATGTTTGAGAGTTCATTAAGTGAGTAAATCTCTGTTTCACTTTACATGGAGTCATAATACTCTTCAGGTACTAGTGATATTCAAAGACTTCTACCTGAGACTGATTGTTCCGAAAGCCTCAGTATGTGTGGCCGTATTGAATATGCTGTGGATTCTTTTTCTCCTGGGGCTCTAATGTATTTAGTTCCCACCACAAGTGAGTCCAGCAGCATTATGTTGGCTGTGCCAAGGAGGGGTGATAATTTCAGTATCGGCCACATACCTCCTGGAAGATACAGTCTCCTTGCTTTTGACTTGGAGAACAACAGTCTACCAAGAATGCCATTCTCTCTAGCGTCTACAAGTGAGATTGTGGAAGTGAGGACGTCAAGAGGTAAGTGTGTAATGGTgcgcatgtataattatatcaattacAGGGATTTGctgagttcttgcaactgcaATATTGAGAGCAGAactacctgtcacgtgaacagtTATGTAATTCTGGCTCATTCCAATCCAATAAAGCCTTTAGGCCATTTATTTTGGGAAAAAATCGAACTATACAGGAGGCTTTGTTCTGCATTGCAAGCCTTTGTACCACAGTTcaaagctatccttgagcatttccaaacattttgtgagctactattagTCTGTCACACAACCTGTGTCACAGACCTGTGTATCCAGCTGGTAAGACAGATTTTACTGAGACTAGTGATATACTTTCAACAGCTTGCAGGCAGCTGGGGCAAGTAGTAGCTTACAAAACGATtagaatctcaaggatagcttcagctgaCAAGGTCTTTCCTATGTAAGTCGATGTTTTCCCAGTTTAACAAAAATAAACGgctctattggagaaaaatttgTTTGGAATGAGCCAcaattcaatcttgttacataacggttcacgtgacaggtacttccgctctcgacattgagttgcaagaactcttcAAATCCCTGTAAACACTGTGAGTACTAACtgcattgtgcatgtagccAATGGTAGAACGCCTACCCGTTAGTGAGAGAAGGAGTTCATTGGTGAGAGCCATAGACAATGCTGAACAACAAAtgtttgtgtacagtgtatatgtaTGGCTCATACACTAACATACGtagtatatacagtcatgtacagtgtatataataatttataagagGAAATGCACTGTTGTCACGTAGGCTGAACACCATGCGTGTGTGGCTAACAAACATATGTTTTTGTGTATGTGGGTGCATCACTAACAGTTGACAGttgttattgtacatgtgtgcatttCTAGGAACTGCTGCTCCCCTGCCCAATGGTGTAGGGAACATTACCGTTAAGTTACTCAGTGGAGATGTTGAAGTGAACTGCTCTATACCTGTAACGAACTGCTTAGTATTGGTTCATTCAATCAACTCTCCAGAACAATTGTTTGTCCAGCTCATCAACTTTACTGATGACAGAACTATTGTCTTCTCGGTTGATTTAATTGGTAATGTCACAGTAGCAGTGCTCACTTGGGGGGAAAATAACTCTATATTTGAGGGTCAGTTGTCCTTCATCACCCAACTGGAAATATATACCGGTAAGAAGATTAGTTATGTGTGTTTTAGTCAGTCTGCATGGGTTGTATGTTACCATGTAGGAGTATTGAATTTTAACAGGCACATAATTTAACCACCATTTTATTGTTCCCAGCAGTGATGAGTTCCACCACAACTGTTACAACCACTACCACGAACACAACCACGCCAATCATTTCGATTCCTGGCGATGGGTCTTTGCGGACACTACCCATTCCAGTAGTAGCAGGTCAGTCAAAACTAAACCATCAACTATAGGATAGAATTAACTGGGTCTACGGTCAGAGGTTCCctctacatgcacatgcactaatAAACTTTTTGCGTTCTTGTTGCAGGCATTGTGATTGCTACACTGGTGTTGGTGTGCATTTCCTTGGTTGTTTTAGTTCTTGTGGTTCTAGTCGTAATAAAGAAGACTAAACGAGGCAGAAAGGTGTTAAATTCCAGCTACAGTCACATGAATAGGTACGCCCATTGTTAAAATGCACTTAATCACCTTGTACCGATTTACATTTACACGattgaacatgtacatgtatactgtatgatCATCCTAAGTGGAGTTTCAACTATTCAGTTTTTTTTTATACCCgtggacacacacactgtcttcCTTTTCAGAACTCGTCACTTCAATGGATACAGCAATGTAAGTAGGAAAGTTAATATAtgtacacctgtccaacattacatgtacacctgtACATGTTGCATACACGTACAATGTGGATGATTAATCAATATGCCCACATGATATTACAGTAAGTAAGGCTGATTAGGCTGTGCCAATTGTTGTGATAACCTTCTAGTGCAAAGGAAAATTTAACCCGAAACCCACCAGAATTCACCTAAGACCACCTAATTAACAAACGTTTTCCAGGTGGCCATGCCCCTGGGTTCCCCTAGCCGGTGACACACTCCACGTGCCTTAttttccccctctacttcaaatcctgtatgacaccctgtaatAAATACACAGAATGTATTTAGTCGGGATTGAAAGTACATAACACTTCCTTGATTATAACTCGTCAAACTGTGTTGTCTACAGAATGAAGGTGTTGAATTGACACCAGATTCTGTTGTTGATGTGTGCAAGGATGTCAATTACGACACAGCTGGCAGCGGTATTGCCTTGTCATCAACTTACGATGTAATCCGTGAAGAGAACTTACACGACAAAGTTGACAATGGCATTTCACCGTATGATGTGCTTCAAACTGAGGACCTTTCCGGTATCGGTAGTGGACCAGCATCACTGTATGACGTAGCACGTAAGGAGAACATGTATGACTCAGCAGACGCCACACGATCTCCTTATGACGTGGTCAGTAGCGATCACTTACCGCCTGACTACGAGACCGTAGAATCAGTCAAGGCTGCAATGTCACCCACTTCACTGTTACCCCCACCCCTACCCCCTCCTATGATCCGAAAGAGCAGTGAGGCTCCGTCTCTTCCTGCCCCATATGACTCGGGAGTGGATACTCTTCTTTTAGATAGTGTCGTTAACGGGTCGGTTGAGAATGATGTTGTCAAGGACGAGTCAAGGCAAGGATATGAGAAGTGTGCTGATAAGACAAAAGACGATACTGATGACGACGAAGAAGAGGAAAAGGTCATAGTTGAGGTAAGCAGATGATCCCACAAATTTGTAAATGAACACTTAAAAATTAACTTGATTGCATGACGCAAGTTTTCCCTTTAAGACAGAGGATATAGCGATGTCCCGTAGAATTgctactatatatatgcatgtaatataCCATaaatgcttgatcagaggcgccgcggctactaaatgtttcagtTTGCTGgtggaggaggctacaattcgagagaggccgcTGTTAGAGAGTGGCGTTCATTAGGCCCCCCAGTTTGTTTACCATCAAAAGTTATTTTCACCTGCACAAACTCGAAAGTCTTTCAAAAgtactaacaagctgctacctacCTAGCCGCTACCATACCTTAGATACCAGTATTCACGTGCAGAGACTTAGCCTCAAacttcactgaggctactatttgagagcggcttctATTGCACTGAAAATGGGCTGTAGGGAGctaggctactatttgagtgcggcttttttacaagagcggcctctgatcaaacATATACGGTATTCATTCATTCAGTAAGTATGATTCCTTTCCTACTATTGCACAATACGATCTAAAGACCAGAGGTATATGTAATACGTCGTTGGTAATACAGAGATTTAACTGTCTTCTCCTGTTACTCGCAGTCTATTTGCACCTGCCAGTATCCAGGCGCAATGTTAATTAATGGCTGGCTTATGATTTTTCCTCACTCTCATAGCACCTGTATGTGATGGTCAAAGCAGAGCCAGGTGCCAACTCAGACGAGTCAGTACACCCCACAAGAGTCGTGTACGCTCAGGTGAACAAGAAGAAACAGAAGCCTGTCAATCTTACTGGGTCAGCTGCAGCTGGTGAGCACTAATATGGTTGTGTTTACTTTTGTTAGTCTTCTCTAATTCAATGGAAAACCACACTGTGGTTAATCCTGTCATGTACATTGTCAGGGTTCTGCCTACAGTGGTCGTTTAGGTAAGCTGCGACCACCACTAGATATTTTCCGACCACCACTTAGCCTTTTCCGACCACTGTTTTACATTCTACAAGTACTGGCTAGTCCAGTTTAGCTGCTAGTCTTGGCTTACCAGTTTTACTGTCTTGATGCGCCttatatagagctaactaTTAATTGAACTCTACTACGCATGACCAATTGAAGCTGCAGCATGGCTTTGTTGAGTTCGAGGAGtattgcagctagctagctagctatactctgCCTTAAAACAGGGAGTTGGACCACCTGCTAAGGGAAAGACAAGCTAGATAGTGAGCAACTGGGTCCAGTTAATAC contains these protein-coding regions:
- the LOC135340097 gene encoding uncharacterized protein LOC135340097 isoform X3 — protein: MKAVCVPFVLLLMFHLSQAQFTVQPVSVVQAEGVDAVFECLYPGAVSHSWGINGTFPADDEFPHIFNFTRTQPSGDTPAATLTIPATAHYNNTVVQCEVVVRGVGFRLTENATLTIFPITVNASNDTDTIILSWADLNFTTNLMYCVNFNKMTIVCNKTLPPVCGLTETQYTFKYPNHSLYDTFFFTVTPVDGGNQIKGTASEPVAGSFTSARGVTTVVSQGEDSDEKYVMFEAMVPECTLFTLYRVEFGSLVGSQNGTLNASGNVSITFSLPTDILTSISVTLTAANGIDLMFESSLSTSDIQRLLPETDCSESLSMCGRIEYAVDSFSPGALMYLVPTTSESSSIMLAVPRRGDNFSIGHIPPGRYSLLAFDLENNSLPRMPFSLASTSEIVEVRTSRGTAAPLPNGVGNITVKLLSGDVEVNCSIPVTNCLVLVHSINSPEQLFVQLINFTDDRTIVFSVDLIGNVTVAVLTWGENNSIFEGQLSFITQLEIYTAVMSSTTTVTTTTTNTTTPIISIPGDGSLRTLPIPVVAGATLVLVCISLVVLVLVVLVVIKKTKRGRKVLNSSYSHMNRTRHFNGYSNNEGVELTPDSVVDVCKDVNYDTAGSGIALSSTYDVIREENLHDKVDNGISPYDVLQTEDLSGIGSGPASLYDVARKENMYDSADATRSPYDVVSSDHLPPDYETVESVKAAMSPTSLLPPPLPPPMIRKSSEAPSLPAPYDSGVDTLLLDSVVNGSVENDVVKDESRQGYEKCADKTKDDTDDDEEEEKVIVEHLYVMVKAEPGANSDESVHPTRVVYAQVNKKKQKPVNLTGSAAAVAAPVRRSQLTRDTLRAELHLLAGRWEDLARALDMDEEKRDNIFSNSENDQLRLHELVELYFSSTQYRHTWEEMVQMLTDVEEHGIAGRIQEDKVNSQGTAEPIKHASVV
- the LOC135340097 gene encoding uncharacterized protein LOC135340097 isoform X1 produces the protein MKAVCVPFVLLLMFHLSQAQFTVQPVSVVQAEGVDAVFECLYPGAVSHSWGINGTFPADDEFPHIFNFTRTQPSGDTPAATLTIPATAHYNNTVVQCEVVVRGVGFRLTENATLTIFPITVNASNDTDTIILSWADLNFTTNLMYCVNFNKMTIVCNKTLPPVCGLTETQYTFKYPNHSLYDTFFFTVTPVDGGNQIKGTASEPVAGSFTSARGVTTVVSQGEDSDEKYVMFEAMVPECTLFTLYRVEFGSLVGSQNGTLNASGNVSITFSLPTDILTSISVTLTAANGIDLMFESSLSTSDIQRLLPETDCSESLSMCGRIEYAVDSFSPGALMYLVPTTSESSSIMLAVPRRGDNFSIGHIPPGRYSLLAFDLENNSLPRMPFSLASTSEIVEVRTSRGTAAPLPNGVGNITVKLLSGDVEVNCSIPVTNCLVLVHSINSPEQLFVQLINFTDDRTIVFSVDLIGNVTVAVLTWGENNSIFEGQLSFITQLEIYTAVMSSTTTVTTTTTNTTTPIISIPGDGSLRTLPIPVVAGIVIATLVLVCISLVVLVLVVLVVIKKTKRGRKVLNSSYSHMNRTRHFNGYSNNEGVELTPDSVVDVCKDVNYDTAGSGIALSSTYDVIREENLHDKVDNGISPYDVLQTEDLSGIGSGPASLYDVARKENMYDSADATRSPYDVVSSDHLPPDYETVESVKAAMSPTSLLPPPLPPPMIRKSSEAPSLPAPYDSGVDTLLLDSVVNGSVENDVVKDESRQGYEKCADKTKDDTDDDEEEEKVIVEHLYVMVKAEPGANSDESVHPTRVVYAQVNKKKQKPVNLTGSAAAVAAPVRRSQLTRDTLRAELHLLAGRWEDLARALDMDEEKRDNIFSNSENDQLRLHELVELYFSSTQYRHTWEEMVQMLTDVEEHGIAGRIQEDKVNSQGTAEPIKHASVV
- the LOC135340097 gene encoding uncharacterized protein LOC135340097 isoform X2 — protein: MKAVCVPFVLLLMFHLSQAQFTVQPVSVVQAEGVDAVFECLYPGAVSHSWGINGTFPADDEFPHIFNFTRTQPSGDTPAATLTIPATAHYNNTVVQCEVVVRGVGFRLTENATLTIFPITVNASNDTDTIILSWADLNFTTNLMYCVNFNKMTIVCNKTLPPVCGLTETQYTFKYPNHSLYDTFFFTVTPVDGGNQIKGTASEPVAGSFTSARGVTTVVSQGEDSDEKYVMFEAMVPECTLFTLYRVEFGSLVGSQNGTLNASGNVSITFSLPTDILTSISVTLTAANGIDLMFESSLSTSDIQRLLPETDCSESLSMCGRIEYAVDSFSPGALMYLVPTTSESSSIMLAVPRRGDNFSIGHIPPGRYSLLAFDLENNSLPRMPFSLASTSEIVEVRTSRGTAAPLPNGVGNITVKLLSGDVEVNCSIPVTNCLVLVHSINSPEQLFVQLINFTDDRTIVFSVDLIGNVTVAVLTWGENNSIFEGQLSFITQLEIYTVMSSTTTVTTTTTNTTTPIISIPGDGSLRTLPIPVVAGIVIATLVLVCISLVVLVLVVLVVIKKTKRGRKVLNSSYSHMNRTRHFNGYSNNEGVELTPDSVVDVCKDVNYDTAGSGIALSSTYDVIREENLHDKVDNGISPYDVLQTEDLSGIGSGPASLYDVARKENMYDSADATRSPYDVVSSDHLPPDYETVESVKAAMSPTSLLPPPLPPPMIRKSSEAPSLPAPYDSGVDTLLLDSVVNGSVENDVVKDESRQGYEKCADKTKDDTDDDEEEEKVIVEHLYVMVKAEPGANSDESVHPTRVVYAQVNKKKQKPVNLTGSAAAVAAPVRRSQLTRDTLRAELHLLAGRWEDLARALDMDEEKRDNIFSNSENDQLRLHELVELYFSSTQYRHTWEEMVQMLTDVEEHGIAGRIQEDKVNSQGTAEPIKHASVV
- the LOC135340097 gene encoding uncharacterized protein LOC135340097 isoform X4 encodes the protein MKAVCVPFVLLLMFHLSQAQFTVQPVSVVQAEGVDAVFECLYPGAVSHSWGINGTFPADDEFPHIFNFTRTQPSGDTPAATLTIPATAHYNNTVVQCEVVVRGVGFRLTENATLTIFPITVNASNDTDTIILSWADLNFTTNLMYCVNFNKMTIVCNKTLPPVCGLTETQYTFKYPNHSLYDTFFFTVTPVDGGNQIKGTASEPVAGSFTSARGVTTVVSQGEDSDEKYVMFEAMVPECTLFTLYRVEFGSLVGSQNGTLNASGNVSITFSLPTDILTSISVTLTAANGIDLMFESSLSTSDIQRLLPETDCSESLSMCGRIEYAVDSFSPGALMYLVPTTSESSSIMLAVPRRGDNFSIGHIPPGRYSLLAFDLENNSLPRMPFSLASTSEIVEVRTSRGTAAPLPNGVGNITVKLLSGDVEVNCSIPVTNCLVLVHSINSPEQLFVQLINFTDDRTIVFSVDLIGNVTVAVLTWGENNSIFEGQLSFITQLEIYTVMSSTTTVTTTTTNTTTPIISIPGDGSLRTLPIPVVAGATLVLVCISLVVLVLVVLVVIKKTKRGRKVLNSSYSHMNRTRHFNGYSNNEGVELTPDSVVDVCKDVNYDTAGSGIALSSTYDVIREENLHDKVDNGISPYDVLQTEDLSGIGSGPASLYDVARKENMYDSADATRSPYDVVSSDHLPPDYETVESVKAAMSPTSLLPPPLPPPMIRKSSEAPSLPAPYDSGVDTLLLDSVVNGSVENDVVKDESRQGYEKCADKTKDDTDDDEEEEKVIVEHLYVMVKAEPGANSDESVHPTRVVYAQVNKKKQKPVNLTGSAAAVAAPVRRSQLTRDTLRAELHLLAGRWEDLARALDMDEEKRDNIFSNSENDQLRLHELVELYFSSTQYRHTWEEMVQMLTDVEEHGIAGRIQEDKVNSQGTAEPIKHASVV